A stretch of Pangasianodon hypophthalmus isolate fPanHyp1 chromosome 9, fPanHyp1.pri, whole genome shotgun sequence DNA encodes these proteins:
- the LOC117597980 gene encoding NACHT, LRR and PYD domains-containing protein 4E-like isoform X3, whose translation MTSNMSVSGKQDLKKDERMMERKRSDSPEPSCVSMKSDQSMDPPIKFRDRDSSTDVRMMEGKRSDSPEPSCVSMKSDASMDPPNIFRDRDSSTDVRPQKKKSNSSRNQLESIFKELEHKVITLIKNELKRFRKLLSPDYPACTEREMEDEEDLHSVREGALKITLHVLKNMNHTDLANTLHTKSVASVYHSKLKSNLRKKCKRINEGISQHGSSALLNEIYTELYITEGWSGDVNNEHEVRQIETASRRPATQETPIKCNDLFKDKSIRTVLTKGVAGIGKTVSVQKFILDWAEGKANQDVFFMFPLPFRELNLMKQQNLTLMNLLHHFFPEMRKLQLIDCDSYKVVLIFDGLDECRLPLNFQNNERLCDVTESASVDVLLTNLIKGNLLPSALLWITSRPGAANQIPPECVDQVTEVRGFSDPQKEEYFRKKISAQSLANKIITHMKSSRSLYIMCHIPVFCWISATVLERMLGEAESGEIPKTLTEMFTHFLIFQIKHKDQKYHQKCDPDPQQIRESILALGKLAFQQLEKGNLIFYEEDLRECGIDVREVSVYSGVCTQIFREEFGLHLGKVFSFVHLSVQEFLAALYAFLSFISRNVTKQQTTDLSDLFRKSNMSDFLRSAVDKALQSENGHLDLFLRFLLGVSLESNQTLLRGLMPQTGSSSHRKQETVEYIKEKIRWNPSPEKSINLFHCLNELNDHSLVQEVQTYLNRGGYNRLSGISLSPAQWSALVFVLLNSEQELDEFNLSKYYPSEECLLRLLPVVKASRKAELCDCNLTEESCRVLSSVLSSNSSSLRELDLSNNKLQDSGVKLLSAGLENPHCTLEKLRMTYCSITGEGCAALASALRSNSSSHLRELNLYFNNPGESGVKLLSDLLKDPHCKLETLLIKDCKLIRTGI comes from the exons aatgatggagggaaagagatcagactcaccagaacccagctgtgtgtccatgaagagtgacgcgTCAATGGATCCTCCAAATatcttcagagacagagacagttctactgatgtgag accacaaaagaagaaatcaaacagcagcagaaatcagttggagtccatattcaag gagctggaacacaaagtcatcactctgataaagaatgagctgaagaggtttaggaagctcctgagtccagattacccagcatgcactgagagggagatggaggatgaggaggatctgcacagtgtcagagagggagcgctgaagatcacactgcacgtcctgaagaacatgaaccacacagatctcgctaatACACTGCACACca agtctgtggcctctgtgtatcacTCAAAGTTGAAATCCAACCTGAGAAAGAAgtgtaaaagaattaatgaaggaatctcacagcatggaagctcagcacttctgaatgagatctacacagagctctacatcacagagggttggagtggagacgtcaataatgaacatgaggtgagacagatcgagacagcgtccaggagaccagcaacacaggagacacccatcaaatgtaatgacctctttaaagacaagtccatcagaactgtgctgactaaaggagttgctggaattggaaaaacagtctctgtgcagaagttcattctggactgggctgaaggaaaagcaaatcaggatgtcttcttcatgtttccacttccctttagagagctgaatttgatgaagcagcaaaatctcactctgatgaatcttcttcatcactttttcccagaaatgagaaaactacaattaatagactgtgactcctacaaagtggtgttgatctttgatggtctggatgagtgtcgacttcctctaaatttccagaacaatgagagattgtgtgatgtgacagagtcagcctcagtggatgtgctgctgacaaacctcatcaaggggaatctgcttccctctgctctcctctggataacctctcgaccaggagcagccaatcagatccctcctgagtgtgtagaccaggtaacagaggtacgaggcttcagtgatcctcagaaagaggagtacttcaggaagaagATCAGTGctcagagcctggccaataaaatcatcacacacatgaagtcttcaagaagcctctacatcatgtgccacatcccagtcttctgctggatttcagccactgttctagagagaatgttgggtgaagcagagagtggagagatccccaagactctgactgaaatgttcacacacttcctgatctttcagatcaaacacaaggaccaaaagtaccatcagaaatgtgatccAGATCCTCAGCAGATccgagagagtatcctggcactgggaaaattggctttccaacagctggagaaaggaaacctgatcttctatgaggaagacctgagagagtgtggcattgatgtcagagaagtgtccgtgtactcaggagtgtgtacccaaatcttcagagaggagtttgggcttcacctggggaaggtgttcagctttgtacatctgagtgttcaggagtttctggctgctttatacgCATTTCTGtccttcatcagcagaaatgtaacaaaacaacaaaccactgatctgtctgatcttttcagaaagtcgaacatgtctgatttcctcaggagtgcagtggacaaggccttacagagtgagaatggacacctggacctgttcctccgcttccttctgggtgtctcactggagtccaatcagactctcttacgaggcttaatgccacagacaggaagcagctctcaccgcaaacaggaaacagtcgagtacatcaaggagaagatcaggtggaatccatctccagagaaatccatcaatctgttccactgtctgaatgaactgaatgatcattctctagtgcaggaagtacaaactTACCTGAACAGAGGAGGTTACAATCGTCTCAGTGGAAtcagtctctctcctgctcagtggtcagctctggtgtttgtgttactgaactcagaacaggagctggatgagtttaatttgagtaaatattacccatcagaggaatgtcttctgaggctgctgccagtggtcaaagcctccagaaaagcaga gctgtgtgactgtaatctgacagaggaaagctgtagagttctgtcctcagttctcagctcaaactcctccagtctgagagaactggacctgagtaacaataaactgcaggattcaggagtgaagctgctctctgctggactggagaatccacactgtacactggagaaactgag gatgacttactgcagtattacaggtgaaggttgtgctgctctggcttcagctctgaggtcaaactcctcatcacacctgagagaactgaatctgtactttaataatccaggagaatcaggagtgaagctgctgtctgatctactgaaggatccacactgtaaactggagaccttact AATTAAGGATTGTAAACTCATCAGGACTGGCATATGA
- the LOC117597980 gene encoding NLR family CARD domain-containing protein 3-like isoform X4, producing the protein MTSNMSVSGKQDLKKDERMMERKRSDSPEPSCVSMKSDQSMDPPIKFRDRDSSTDVRMMEGKRSDSPEPSCVSMKSDASMDPPNIFRDRDSSTDVRPQKKKSNSSRNQLESIFKELEHKVITLIKNELKRFRKLLSPDYPACTEREMEDEEDLHSVREGALKITLHVLKNMNHTDLANTLHTKSVASVYHSKLKSNLRKKCKRINEGISQHGSSALLNEIYTELYITEGWSGDVNNEHEVRQIETASRRPATQETPIKCNDLFKDKSIRTVLTKGVAGIGKTVSVQKFILDWAEGKANQDVFFMFPLPFRELNLMKQQNLTLMNLLHHFFPEMRKLQLIDCDSYKVVLIFDGLDECRLPLNFQNNERLCDVTESASVDVLLTNLIKGNLLPSALLWITSRPGAANQIPPECVDQVTEVRGFSDPQKEEYFRKKISAQSLANKIITHMKSSRSLYIMCHIPVFCWISATVLERMLGEAESGEIPKTLTEMFTHFLIFQIKHKDQKYHQKCDPDPQQIRESILALGKLAFQQLEKGNLIFYEEDLRECGIDVREVSVYSGVCTQIFREEFGLHLGKVFSFVHLSVQEFLAALYAFLSFISRNVTKQQTTDLSDLFRKSNMSDFLRSAVDKALQSENGHLDLFLRFLLGVSLESNQTLLRGLMPQTGSSSHRKQETVEYIKEKIRWNPSPEKSINLFHCLNELNDHSLVQEVQTYLNRGGYNRLSGISLSPAQWSALVFVLLNSEQELDEFNLSKYYPSEECLLRLLPVVKASRKADLWECNLTEESCRVLSSVLSSNSSSLRELNLSVNNLQDSGVKLLSAGLENPHCTLEILRSNLEILLM; encoded by the exons aatgatggagggaaagagatcagactcaccagaacccagctgtgtgtccatgaagagtgacgcgTCAATGGATCCTCCAAATatcttcagagacagagacagttctactgatgtgag accacaaaagaagaaatcaaacagcagcagaaatcagttggagtccatattcaag gagctggaacacaaagtcatcactctgataaagaatgagctgaagaggtttaggaagctcctgagtccagattacccagcatgcactgagagggagatggaggatgaggaggatctgcacagtgtcagagagggagcgctgaagatcacactgcacgtcctgaagaacatgaaccacacagatctcgctaatACACTGCACACca agtctgtggcctctgtgtatcacTCAAAGTTGAAATCCAACCTGAGAAAGAAgtgtaaaagaattaatgaaggaatctcacagcatggaagctcagcacttctgaatgagatctacacagagctctacatcacagagggttggagtggagacgtcaataatgaacatgaggtgagacagatcgagacagcgtccaggagaccagcaacacaggagacacccatcaaatgtaatgacctctttaaagacaagtccatcagaactgtgctgactaaaggagttgctggaattggaaaaacagtctctgtgcagaagttcattctggactgggctgaaggaaaagcaaatcaggatgtcttcttcatgtttccacttccctttagagagctgaatttgatgaagcagcaaaatctcactctgatgaatcttcttcatcactttttcccagaaatgagaaaactacaattaatagactgtgactcctacaaagtggtgttgatctttgatggtctggatgagtgtcgacttcctctaaatttccagaacaatgagagattgtgtgatgtgacagagtcagcctcagtggatgtgctgctgacaaacctcatcaaggggaatctgcttccctctgctctcctctggataacctctcgaccaggagcagccaatcagatccctcctgagtgtgtagaccaggtaacagaggtacgaggcttcagtgatcctcagaaagaggagtacttcaggaagaagATCAGTGctcagagcctggccaataaaatcatcacacacatgaagtcttcaagaagcctctacatcatgtgccacatcccagtcttctgctggatttcagccactgttctagagagaatgttgggtgaagcagagagtggagagatccccaagactctgactgaaatgttcacacacttcctgatctttcagatcaaacacaaggaccaaaagtaccatcagaaatgtgatccAGATCCTCAGCAGATccgagagagtatcctggcactgggaaaattggctttccaacagctggagaaaggaaacctgatcttctatgaggaagacctgagagagtgtggcattgatgtcagagaagtgtccgtgtactcaggagtgtgtacccaaatcttcagagaggagtttgggcttcacctggggaaggtgttcagctttgtacatctgagtgttcaggagtttctggctgctttatacgCATTTCTGtccttcatcagcagaaatgtaacaaaacaacaaaccactgatctgtctgatcttttcagaaagtcgaacatgtctgatttcctcaggagtgcagtggacaaggccttacagagtgagaatggacacctggacctgttcctccgcttccttctgggtgtctcactggagtccaatcagactctcttacgaggcttaatgccacagacaggaagcagctctcaccgcaaacaggaaacagtcgagtacatcaaggagaagatcaggtggaatccatctccagagaaatccatcaatctgttccactgtctgaatgaactgaatgatcattctctagtgcaggaagtacaaactTACCTGAACAGAGGAGGTTACAATCGTCTCAGTGGAAtcagtctctctcctgctcagtggtcagctctggtgtttgtgttactgaactcagaacaggagctggatgagtttaatttgagtaaatattacccatcagaggaatgtcttctgaggctgctgccagtggtcaaagcctccagaaaagcaga cctgtgggagtgtaatctgacagaggaaagctgtagagttctgtcctcagttctcagctcaaactcctccagtctgagagaactgaacctgagtgtcaataacctgcaggattcaggagtgaagctgctctctgctggactggagaatccacactgtacactggagatactgag GTCAAATTTAGAGATATTATTGATGTGA
- the LOC117597980 gene encoding NACHT, LRR and PYD domains-containing protein 4E-like isoform X1, translating into MTSNMSVSGKQDLKKDERMMERKRSDSPEPSCVSMKSDQSMDPPIKFRDRDSSTDVRMMEGKRSDSPEPSCVSMKSDASMDPPNIFRDRDSSTDVRPQKKKSNSSRNQLESIFKELEHKVITLIKNELKRFRKLLSPDYPACTEREMEDEEDLHSVREGALKITLHVLKNMNHTDLANTLHTKSVASVYHSKLKSNLRKKCKRINEGISQHGSSALLNEIYTELYITEGWSGDVNNEHEVRQIETASRRPATQETPIKCNDLFKDKSIRTVLTKGVAGIGKTVSVQKFILDWAEGKANQDVFFMFPLPFRELNLMKQQNLTLMNLLHHFFPEMRKLQLIDCDSYKVVLIFDGLDECRLPLNFQNNERLCDVTESASVDVLLTNLIKGNLLPSALLWITSRPGAANQIPPECVDQVTEVRGFSDPQKEEYFRKKISAQSLANKIITHMKSSRSLYIMCHIPVFCWISATVLERMLGEAESGEIPKTLTEMFTHFLIFQIKHKDQKYHQKCDPDPQQIRESILALGKLAFQQLEKGNLIFYEEDLRECGIDVREVSVYSGVCTQIFREEFGLHLGKVFSFVHLSVQEFLAALYAFLSFISRNVTKQQTTDLSDLFRKSNMSDFLRSAVDKALQSENGHLDLFLRFLLGVSLESNQTLLRGLMPQTGSSSHRKQETVEYIKEKIRWNPSPEKSINLFHCLNELNDHSLVQEVQTYLNRGGYNRLSGISLSPAQWSALVFVLLNSEQELDEFNLSKYYPSEECLLRLLPVVKASRKADLWECNLTEESCRVLSSVLSSNSSSLRELNLSVNNLQDSGVKLLSAGLENPHCTLEILRLCDCNLTEESCRVLSSVLSSNSSSLRELDLSNNKLQDSGVKLLSAGLENPHCTLEKLRMTYCSITGEGCAALASALRSNSSSHLRELNLYFNNPGESGVKLLSDLLKDPHCKLETLLIKDCKLIRTGI; encoded by the exons aatgatggagggaaagagatcagactcaccagaacccagctgtgtgtccatgaagagtgacgcgTCAATGGATCCTCCAAATatcttcagagacagagacagttctactgatgtgag accacaaaagaagaaatcaaacagcagcagaaatcagttggagtccatattcaag gagctggaacacaaagtcatcactctgataaagaatgagctgaagaggtttaggaagctcctgagtccagattacccagcatgcactgagagggagatggaggatgaggaggatctgcacagtgtcagagagggagcgctgaagatcacactgcacgtcctgaagaacatgaaccacacagatctcgctaatACACTGCACACca agtctgtggcctctgtgtatcacTCAAAGTTGAAATCCAACCTGAGAAAGAAgtgtaaaagaattaatgaaggaatctcacagcatggaagctcagcacttctgaatgagatctacacagagctctacatcacagagggttggagtggagacgtcaataatgaacatgaggtgagacagatcgagacagcgtccaggagaccagcaacacaggagacacccatcaaatgtaatgacctctttaaagacaagtccatcagaactgtgctgactaaaggagttgctggaattggaaaaacagtctctgtgcagaagttcattctggactgggctgaaggaaaagcaaatcaggatgtcttcttcatgtttccacttccctttagagagctgaatttgatgaagcagcaaaatctcactctgatgaatcttcttcatcactttttcccagaaatgagaaaactacaattaatagactgtgactcctacaaagtggtgttgatctttgatggtctggatgagtgtcgacttcctctaaatttccagaacaatgagagattgtgtgatgtgacagagtcagcctcagtggatgtgctgctgacaaacctcatcaaggggaatctgcttccctctgctctcctctggataacctctcgaccaggagcagccaatcagatccctcctgagtgtgtagaccaggtaacagaggtacgaggcttcagtgatcctcagaaagaggagtacttcaggaagaagATCAGTGctcagagcctggccaataaaatcatcacacacatgaagtcttcaagaagcctctacatcatgtgccacatcccagtcttctgctggatttcagccactgttctagagagaatgttgggtgaagcagagagtggagagatccccaagactctgactgaaatgttcacacacttcctgatctttcagatcaaacacaaggaccaaaagtaccatcagaaatgtgatccAGATCCTCAGCAGATccgagagagtatcctggcactgggaaaattggctttccaacagctggagaaaggaaacctgatcttctatgaggaagacctgagagagtgtggcattgatgtcagagaagtgtccgtgtactcaggagtgtgtacccaaatcttcagagaggagtttgggcttcacctggggaaggtgttcagctttgtacatctgagtgttcaggagtttctggctgctttatacgCATTTCTGtccttcatcagcagaaatgtaacaaaacaacaaaccactgatctgtctgatcttttcagaaagtcgaacatgtctgatttcctcaggagtgcagtggacaaggccttacagagtgagaatggacacctggacctgttcctccgcttccttctgggtgtctcactggagtccaatcagactctcttacgaggcttaatgccacagacaggaagcagctctcaccgcaaacaggaaacagtcgagtacatcaaggagaagatcaggtggaatccatctccagagaaatccatcaatctgttccactgtctgaatgaactgaatgatcattctctagtgcaggaagtacaaactTACCTGAACAGAGGAGGTTACAATCGTCTCAGTGGAAtcagtctctctcctgctcagtggtcagctctggtgtttgtgttactgaactcagaacaggagctggatgagtttaatttgagtaaatattacccatcagaggaatgtcttctgaggctgctgccagtggtcaaagcctccagaaaagcaga cctgtgggagtgtaatctgacagaggaaagctgtagagttctgtcctcagttctcagctcaaactcctccagtctgagagaactgaacctgagtgtcaataacctgcaggattcaggagtgaagctgctctctgctggactggagaatccacactgtacactggagatactgag gctgtgtgactgtaatctgacagaggaaagctgtagagttctgtcctcagttctcagctcaaactcctccagtctgagagaactggacctgagtaacaataaactgcaggattcaggagtgaagctgctctctgctggactggagaatccacactgtacactggagaaactgag gatgacttactgcagtattacaggtgaaggttgtgctgctctggcttcagctctgaggtcaaactcctcatcacacctgagagaactgaatctgtactttaataatccaggagaatcaggagtgaagctgctgtctgatctactgaaggatccacactgtaaactggagaccttact AATTAAGGATTGTAAACTCATCAGGACTGGCATATGA
- the LOC117597980 gene encoding NACHT, LRR and PYD domains-containing protein 4E-like isoform X2, with product MTSNMSVSGKQDLKKDERMMEGKRSDSPEPSCVSMKSDASMDPPNIFRDRDSSTDVRPQKKKSNSSRNQLESIFKELEHKVITLIKNELKRFRKLLSPDYPACTEREMEDEEDLHSVREGALKITLHVLKNMNHTDLANTLHTKSVASVYHSKLKSNLRKKCKRINEGISQHGSSALLNEIYTELYITEGWSGDVNNEHEVRQIETASRRPATQETPIKCNDLFKDKSIRTVLTKGVAGIGKTVSVQKFILDWAEGKANQDVFFMFPLPFRELNLMKQQNLTLMNLLHHFFPEMRKLQLIDCDSYKVVLIFDGLDECRLPLNFQNNERLCDVTESASVDVLLTNLIKGNLLPSALLWITSRPGAANQIPPECVDQVTEVRGFSDPQKEEYFRKKISAQSLANKIITHMKSSRSLYIMCHIPVFCWISATVLERMLGEAESGEIPKTLTEMFTHFLIFQIKHKDQKYHQKCDPDPQQIRESILALGKLAFQQLEKGNLIFYEEDLRECGIDVREVSVYSGVCTQIFREEFGLHLGKVFSFVHLSVQEFLAALYAFLSFISRNVTKQQTTDLSDLFRKSNMSDFLRSAVDKALQSENGHLDLFLRFLLGVSLESNQTLLRGLMPQTGSSSHRKQETVEYIKEKIRWNPSPEKSINLFHCLNELNDHSLVQEVQTYLNRGGYNRLSGISLSPAQWSALVFVLLNSEQELDEFNLSKYYPSEECLLRLLPVVKASRKADLWECNLTEESCRVLSSVLSSNSSSLRELNLSVNNLQDSGVKLLSAGLENPHCTLEILRLCDCNLTEESCRVLSSVLSSNSSSLRELDLSNNKLQDSGVKLLSAGLENPHCTLEKLRMTYCSITGEGCAALASALRSNSSSHLRELNLYFNNPGESGVKLLSDLLKDPHCKLETLLIKDCKLIRTGI from the exons atgacctccaacatgagtgtgtctggaaaacaggacttaaagaaagacgagag aatgatggagggaaagagatcagactcaccagaacccagctgtgtgtccatgaagagtgacgcgTCAATGGATCCTCCAAATatcttcagagacagagacagttctactgatgtgag accacaaaagaagaaatcaaacagcagcagaaatcagttggagtccatattcaag gagctggaacacaaagtcatcactctgataaagaatgagctgaagaggtttaggaagctcctgagtccagattacccagcatgcactgagagggagatggaggatgaggaggatctgcacagtgtcagagagggagcgctgaagatcacactgcacgtcctgaagaacatgaaccacacagatctcgctaatACACTGCACACca agtctgtggcctctgtgtatcacTCAAAGTTGAAATCCAACCTGAGAAAGAAgtgtaaaagaattaatgaaggaatctcacagcatggaagctcagcacttctgaatgagatctacacagagctctacatcacagagggttggagtggagacgtcaataatgaacatgaggtgagacagatcgagacagcgtccaggagaccagcaacacaggagacacccatcaaatgtaatgacctctttaaagacaagtccatcagaactgtgctgactaaaggagttgctggaattggaaaaacagtctctgtgcagaagttcattctggactgggctgaaggaaaagcaaatcaggatgtcttcttcatgtttccacttccctttagagagctgaatttgatgaagcagcaaaatctcactctgatgaatcttcttcatcactttttcccagaaatgagaaaactacaattaatagactgtgactcctacaaagtggtgttgatctttgatggtctggatgagtgtcgacttcctctaaatttccagaacaatgagagattgtgtgatgtgacagagtcagcctcagtggatgtgctgctgacaaacctcatcaaggggaatctgcttccctctgctctcctctggataacctctcgaccaggagcagccaatcagatccctcctgagtgtgtagaccaggtaacagaggtacgaggcttcagtgatcctcagaaagaggagtacttcaggaagaagATCAGTGctcagagcctggccaataaaatcatcacacacatgaagtcttcaagaagcctctacatcatgtgccacatcccagtcttctgctggatttcagccactgttctagagagaatgttgggtgaagcagagagtggagagatccccaagactctgactgaaatgttcacacacttcctgatctttcagatcaaacacaaggaccaaaagtaccatcagaaatgtgatccAGATCCTCAGCAGATccgagagagtatcctggcactgggaaaattggctttccaacagctggagaaaggaaacctgatcttctatgaggaagacctgagagagtgtggcattgatgtcagagaagtgtccgtgtactcaggagtgtgtacccaaatcttcagagaggagtttgggcttcacctggggaaggtgttcagctttgtacatctgagtgttcaggagtttctggctgctttatacgCATTTCTGtccttcatcagcagaaatgtaacaaaacaacaaaccactgatctgtctgatcttttcagaaagtcgaacatgtctgatttcctcaggagtgcagtggacaaggccttacagagtgagaatggacacctggacctgttcctccgcttccttctgggtgtctcactggagtccaatcagactctcttacgaggcttaatgccacagacaggaagcagctctcaccgcaaacaggaaacagtcgagtacatcaaggagaagatcaggtggaatccatctccagagaaatccatcaatctgttccactgtctgaatgaactgaatgatcattctctagtgcaggaagtacaaactTACCTGAACAGAGGAGGTTACAATCGTCTCAGTGGAAtcagtctctctcctgctcagtggtcagctctggtgtttgtgttactgaactcagaacaggagctggatgagtttaatttgagtaaatattacccatcagaggaatgtcttctgaggctgctgccagtggtcaaagcctccagaaaagcaga cctgtgggagtgtaatctgacagaggaaagctgtagagttctgtcctcagttctcagctcaaactcctccagtctgagagaactgaacctgagtgtcaataacctgcaggattcaggagtgaagctgctctctgctggactggagaatccacactgtacactggagatactgag gctgtgtgactgtaatctgacagaggaaagctgtagagttctgtcctcagttctcagctcaaactcctccagtctgagagaactggacctgagtaacaataaactgcaggattcaggagtgaagctgctctctgctggactggagaatccacactgtacactggagaaactgag gatgacttactgcagtattacaggtgaaggttgtgctgctctggcttcagctctgaggtcaaactcctcatcacacctgagagaactgaatctgtactttaataatccaggagaatcaggagtgaagctgctgtctgatctactgaaggatccacactgtaaactggagaccttact AATTAAGGATTGTAAACTCATCAGGACTGGCATATGA